Proteins from a single region of Deltaproteobacteria bacterium:
- a CDS encoding thiamine pyrophosphate-binding protein produces MKRYECLQAIAPLIKDELFVTTAGGATNEWSALHPSDGNIQVKTLGLCSSIGLGLAASLPKRRVFVFDGDGALWMNLGSLATIGLHRPKNLIHICWDNKQYESSGGEPTVATAGRIDFAGIARNAGIKSAKAAATVAELKDAVAFALNNDGPHFIWAQIEAGRAEVPPLRVDELENKYRFLRYIEQTEGINILSLPQSASYLLK; encoded by the coding sequence ATGAAACGCTACGAGTGCCTGCAAGCAATCGCGCCGCTGATCAAAGACGAACTGTTCGTCACCACCGCCGGCGGCGCCACCAACGAGTGGTCGGCGTTGCACCCTAGCGACGGCAATATCCAGGTAAAAACGCTCGGGCTCTGTTCGTCGATCGGCCTCGGCTTGGCCGCGAGTTTGCCCAAACGCAGAGTCTTCGTCTTCGACGGCGATGGCGCGCTGTGGATGAACTTGGGCTCGCTCGCAACCATCGGCCTGCATCGGCCGAAGAATCTGATCCACATCTGCTGGGACAACAAGCAGTACGAATCGTCCGGCGGCGAGCCAACGGTGGCTACCGCGGGGAGAATTGATTTCGCCGGCATCGCCCGCAACGCCGGCATCAAAAGCGCCAAAGCGGCAGCGACGGTCGCAGAATTGAAAGACGCCGTCGCCTTCGCGCTCAACAACGACGGCCCCCATTTCATCTGGGCACAGATCGAAGCCGGCCGCGCCGAGGTCCCGCCACTGCGCGTCGATGAGTTGGAAAACAAATACCGCTTCCTGCGCTACATCGAGCAGACCGAAGGCATCAACATTCTCAGCCTCCCGCAGTCGGCCAGCTACCTGCTCAAATAA
- a CDS encoding glutathione S-transferase family protein: MIECDLKNKSKDLLELNPYGKVPVLVDGDAVVYESAIINEYLEEKYPQIPLMPKDPVTRSRARIWIDYCNTRLQQAGGYVAHDYKVEESKARIKEYLGTLDREMATREYIAGEYSLADITYIPFFCRLDRYQTTIDDSTPHVKAWMKRLLARPTVRATP, translated from the coding sequence TTGATCGAGTGCGATCTCAAGAACAAGTCGAAAGATTTGCTCGAGCTGAACCCGTACGGCAAAGTGCCGGTTCTGGTGGATGGCGACGCGGTCGTCTACGAATCGGCGATCATCAACGAATATCTCGAAGAGAAGTACCCGCAGATCCCGCTCATGCCGAAGGATCCGGTGACGCGTTCCCGGGCGCGCATCTGGATCGACTACTGCAATACGCGCTTGCAGCAGGCTGGCGGCTACGTCGCGCACGACTACAAAGTCGAAGAGTCGAAAGCAAGAATCAAGGAGTACCTCGGTACGTTGGACCGCGAGATGGCGACCCGGGAATACATAGCCGGGGAGTATTCGTTGGCGGATATCACCTATATTCCGTTTTTCTGCCGGCTCGATCGCTATCAGACGACGATCGACGACTCGACGCCCCATGTCAAAGCGTGGATGAAGCGTTTGCTCGCGCGCCCGACGGTGCGGGCGACGCCGTGA
- a CDS encoding SDR family oxidoreductase produces the protein MARLDGQVAIVTGASRGIGKAVALAFAREGARVAITALQDREALDKVEREILALDGDCIAMMADVARRGEIDRLVQAIVAKWGRIDVLVNNAGNLRLAPLENISEARWDETLGSHLKGTFNCTQAVIPFMKQQSKGKIINIAAPSALRGSYGVADYAAAKGGIVAFTKNAASELKSHNIQVNCISPVADTRMTEELTKFRREVLGIARRDRPAVSPDAITAPFVFFACSDSDYVSGQLIEVGRT, from the coding sequence ATGGCTAGACTCGATGGACAGGTAGCAATTGTCACGGGCGCAAGCCGGGGAATCGGCAAGGCCGTGGCGTTGGCGTTTGCCCGCGAAGGCGCGCGCGTGGCGATCACGGCGTTGCAAGATCGCGAGGCGCTGGACAAGGTCGAGCGCGAGATTCTCGCCCTGGACGGTGATTGCATCGCCATGATGGCCGACGTGGCGCGGCGCGGCGAAATCGATCGGTTGGTGCAGGCGATTGTCGCCAAGTGGGGGCGCATCGATGTGTTGGTCAACAACGCCGGCAATCTGCGTTTGGCGCCGCTGGAAAATATTTCCGAAGCGCGCTGGGACGAAACTCTCGGGTCCCATCTCAAGGGGACGTTCAATTGCACGCAAGCAGTCATTCCCTTCATGAAGCAGCAGAGCAAGGGCAAGATCATCAATATCGCCGCGCCTTCCGCATTGCGTGGCTCCTACGGCGTGGCCGACTATGCGGCGGCCAAAGGTGGCATCGTCGCGTTTACCAAAAACGCCGCCAGCGAGCTCAAGTCGCACAATATTCAAGTGAATTGCATCTCGCCGGTGGCCGACACTCGGATGACCGAAGAACTGACGAAATTCCGCCGCGAGGTCCTCGGCATCGCTCGGCGCGACCGGCCCGCGGTGTCGCCCGATGCGATCACCGCGCCGTTTGTCTTTTTTGCCTGTAGCGACTCCGACTATGTCTCCGGGCAGCTGATCGAAGTCGGCCGAACTTAA
- a CDS encoding ABC transporter substrate-binding protein yields MFERNHFELPADSVSLTCMMAMRQKRLGLVCAVAVLLLMGELRWAFAGEPTDAIRSAIDRGVDVIKDVNLRDRKQRVETIERLRPIVYPVFDFREMAMRSLGAQWRVIDGQQQSEFVAVFTKLLGKTYADQIALYNGQQVAYKSEKIDGDFAEVDTQLIAKDRQRYSVLYRLHKSEGKWRIYDVVVEDISIVRNYREQFRTALNKNSFSTVLSNMKEKAN; encoded by the coding sequence TTGTTTGAGCGAAACCATTTTGAATTGCCAGCCGATTCAGTTAGTCTAACTTGCATGATGGCGATGCGGCAAAAACGCTTGGGTTTGGTGTGCGCAGTTGCGGTGCTGCTCTTGATGGGAGAGTTGCGCTGGGCTTTCGCTGGCGAGCCAACCGATGCTATTCGCAGCGCCATCGATCGCGGCGTAGACGTGATCAAAGACGTCAATCTGCGCGACCGCAAGCAGCGCGTCGAGACCATCGAGCGGCTCCGGCCAATTGTTTATCCGGTGTTCGACTTTAGAGAGATGGCGATGCGCTCGCTCGGTGCGCAATGGCGCGTCATCGATGGGCAGCAACAAAGCGAATTTGTTGCGGTGTTCACTAAACTGTTGGGAAAAACCTATGCTGACCAGATTGCCCTCTACAATGGCCAGCAGGTCGCCTACAAGAGCGAGAAAATCGACGGCGATTTCGCAGAAGTCGACACCCAGCTCATCGCCAAGGATCGGCAGCGGTATTCGGTGCTCTATCGTCTCCACAAGTCAGAGGGGAAGTGGCGCATCTATGACGTGGTGGTCGAAGACATCTCGATTGTGCGCAACTACCGAGAGCAGTTTCGCACCGCGCTTAATAAAAATTCATTTTCGACGGTGCTCAGCAACATGAAAGAAAAAGCCAACTGA